One stretch of Streptomyces sp. A2-16 DNA includes these proteins:
- a CDS encoding prolyl oligopeptidase family serine peptidase has protein sequence MAADARNHVTGEHGTGTPPAATAAPAPGSARTAAPAPMPLPEAEGPRDAVTRLQAHGCWYPSADPDGTATAFICDRGGVPQLWAGPADGDAIRLLDSSPDPVKEVSWSPDGRWIAYTTAPGGGEHTRVLCVRPDGTGRRLLAGADPDTSAYLGCWAHDGSAVAVTLAAPAASRAPQDGLWQPPDAVPVHWTARDGRATLLGTTAYAVGPRGTPATRPGGGLSAYLIDPDGLASPVLVATEPDAPTLRVCDLSHDGRLALLRRGPRGRREAVVRRIPDAVTTFTLPVADGDQWIGRFSPDGRTLWLRSDAEREYAALFAVALDADGTPLGRTVAAEREDCDLELLAMAHDGRTAVLAWNVRGACELHVVETFPWHGAADAVGPARPVPLPHEVVTRVAPAGTGRLLLALSGSQRRPGVWWAHEGVSLLRTPWSSRDEDAVPPGRPPVRPVLTGLTARDGLPLSGWYYRAPGRAPSEPAPCVIHLHGGPEDQERPVLDPLYHELLGRGLDVFAPDVRGSAGHGRTFVDADLGTGRFAALDDVADCAAHAVTAGPADPTRLAVMGRSYGGYLTFASLVRHPDLFRTGVAVCGMSDLLTFFAGTEPWIAESAAHKYGHPERDRELLHALSPMSRIDALRAPLLAVHGEHDTNVPPEESRQFVRAAREHGVHAELLVLRDEGHDFLRADNRRLFRRTAADWMERHLRPS, from the coding sequence ATGGCTGCAGACGCACGGAATCACGTGACCGGCGAGCACGGCACCGGGACCCCGCCCGCCGCGACGGCCGCACCCGCGCCGGGGTCCGCCCGCACCGCGGCCCCCGCCCCGATGCCCCTGCCCGAGGCGGAGGGCCCGCGCGACGCGGTGACCCGGCTCCAGGCGCACGGCTGCTGGTACCCCTCCGCCGATCCCGACGGCACCGCGACGGCCTTCATCTGCGACCGCGGTGGCGTGCCCCAGCTGTGGGCCGGGCCCGCGGACGGGGACGCGATCCGGCTGCTCGACTCCTCCCCGGACCCCGTGAAGGAGGTGTCCTGGTCACCCGACGGCCGCTGGATCGCCTACACCACCGCACCGGGCGGCGGTGAGCACACTCGTGTGCTGTGCGTACGGCCCGACGGCACCGGCCGCCGGCTGCTGGCCGGTGCCGACCCGGACACGTCCGCCTACCTCGGCTGCTGGGCCCACGACGGCTCGGCCGTCGCCGTCACCCTGGCCGCACCGGCCGCCTCCCGCGCCCCGCAGGACGGCCTGTGGCAGCCGCCGGACGCCGTGCCTGTCCACTGGACGGCCCGGGACGGCCGGGCGACCCTCCTCGGCACCACCGCCTACGCCGTGGGTCCGCGCGGAACACCGGCGACCCGGCCGGGCGGGGGCCTGTCCGCCTACCTGATCGATCCCGACGGCCTCGCCTCGCCCGTGCTCGTCGCCACGGAACCGGACGCCCCCACGCTGCGGGTGTGCGACCTCAGCCACGACGGACGGCTCGCGCTGCTGCGCCGGGGCCCGCGCGGGCGGCGGGAGGCGGTGGTACGACGCATACCCGACGCGGTGACGACCTTCACCCTGCCGGTCGCTGACGGCGACCAGTGGATCGGCCGGTTCTCTCCCGACGGGCGGACCCTGTGGCTGCGCAGCGACGCCGAACGGGAGTACGCGGCGCTGTTCGCCGTCGCTCTCGACGCCGACGGCACGCCGCTCGGCAGGACCGTCGCCGCCGAACGCGAGGACTGCGATCTCGAACTGCTGGCGATGGCGCACGACGGCCGCACGGCCGTGCTGGCGTGGAACGTGCGGGGTGCCTGCGAACTCCACGTCGTCGAGACCTTCCCGTGGCACGGGGCCGCGGACGCCGTCGGACCGGCGCGGCCGGTGCCGCTGCCCCACGAGGTCGTCACGCGGGTCGCGCCGGCCGGGACGGGACGGCTGCTGCTCGCGCTGTCCGGGTCGCAACGCCGTCCGGGCGTGTGGTGGGCCCACGAAGGGGTCTCCCTGCTGCGCACCCCGTGGTCCTCCCGGGACGAGGACGCCGTCCCGCCGGGCCGCCCGCCCGTACGCCCCGTGCTCACGGGACTCACCGCCCGGGACGGCTTGCCCCTCAGCGGCTGGTACTACCGTGCTCCGGGACGTGCCCCGAGCGAGCCGGCGCCGTGTGTGATCCACCTGCACGGCGGCCCCGAGGACCAGGAACGCCCCGTGCTCGACCCGCTCTACCACGAGCTGCTCGGGCGCGGACTGGACGTCTTCGCACCCGACGTGCGCGGCTCCGCCGGGCACGGCCGCACCTTCGTCGACGCCGACCTGGGCACCGGCCGCTTCGCCGCGCTCGACGACGTCGCCGACTGCGCGGCGCACGCGGTCACGGCGGGCCCCGCGGACCCCACCCGGCTGGCGGTGATGGGCCGCTCGTACGGCGGCTACCTGACCTTCGCCTCCCTCGTGCGGCACCCGGACCTGTTCCGCACCGGCGTCGCCGTCTGCGGCATGTCCGACCTGCTGACCTTCTTCGCCGGCACCGAGCCCTGGATCGCGGAATCCGCCGCGCACAAGTACGGCCATCCCGAACGCGACCGCGAACTGCTGCACGCCCTGTCACCCATGAGCCGTATCGACGCGCTGAGGGCCCCGTTGCTCGCCGTCCACGGCGAGCACGACACCAACGTGCCGCCGGAGGAGTCGCGGCAGTTCGTGCGGGCCGCGCGGGAACACGGCGTCCACGCCGAACTGCTCGTGCTGCGCGACGAGGGCCACGACTTCCTGCGCGCGGACAACCGCCGCCTGTTCCGCCGGACCGCCGCGGACTGGATGGAGCGGCACCTGCGCCCCTCCTGA
- a CDS encoding N-acetylglutaminylglutamine amidotransferase: MCGLSGEIRFDGGRPDLAAVERMTDRLTARGPDGQGIWTRGAVALGHRRLKIIDLSDLGAQPMTDADGEITGVFNGCVYNYKELREELRRLGHRFRSNSDTEVVLHAYRQWGTACVERFYGMFAFALVEHRTGRLVLGRDRLGIKPLYLAPAPDRLRFASSLPALLAAGDVDTSVDPVAVHQYLSWHATVAAPHTVLNGVRKLPPATVRVVDPDGSQRDHHYWQPSYTRRAEYAEMEPDEWRDAVLEALRTAVRRRMVSDVPVGVLLSGGLDSSLIVALLADEGQRDLKTFSVGFEAEGGEEGDEFRYSDLVAREFGTDHRRMMVPSDRVSTALDDAVAAMSEPMISHDVVAFHLLSEQVSKEVKVVQSGQGADEVFAGYHWYPELAAVAREDEPQRYAETYFDRPHADLARILQPHLLPRDDVSGRFVREHMALPGAQTALDAALRLDTHVMLVDDPVKRVDNMTMAWGLEARVPFLDHELVELAAACPPELKLADGGKGVLKEAGRKLLPREIVDRPKGYFPVPAVRHMAGPVLDRVREALAAPEAKKRGIFQESYVAELLAAPDEHRTKRGANALWQVALLEIWLQTHGIT; the protein is encoded by the coding sequence ATGTGCGGCCTGAGCGGCGAGATCCGCTTCGACGGCGGGCGACCCGACCTCGCGGCCGTGGAGCGCATGACCGACCGGCTCACCGCTCGTGGACCCGACGGCCAGGGCATCTGGACACGGGGCGCGGTGGCGCTGGGGCACCGGCGACTGAAGATCATCGACCTGTCCGACCTCGGCGCCCAGCCGATGACGGACGCCGACGGCGAGATCACCGGCGTCTTCAACGGCTGCGTCTACAACTACAAGGAGCTGCGCGAGGAGCTCAGGCGTCTCGGACACCGCTTCAGGTCGAACTCCGACACGGAGGTCGTGCTCCACGCCTACCGCCAGTGGGGGACCGCCTGTGTGGAGCGCTTCTACGGCATGTTCGCCTTCGCGCTCGTCGAGCACCGCACCGGGCGTCTCGTGCTCGGCCGCGACCGGCTGGGGATCAAGCCGCTGTATCTCGCGCCCGCGCCGGACCGGTTGCGGTTCGCCTCCTCCCTGCCCGCCCTTCTGGCCGCCGGAGACGTGGACACCTCCGTCGACCCGGTGGCCGTCCACCAGTACCTGAGCTGGCACGCCACGGTCGCCGCCCCGCACACCGTCCTCAACGGCGTGCGCAAACTCCCGCCGGCCACCGTACGGGTGGTCGACCCCGACGGCAGCCAGCGTGACCACCACTACTGGCAGCCGTCCTACACCCGGCGCGCCGAGTACGCGGAGATGGAGCCCGACGAGTGGCGTGACGCGGTGCTGGAGGCGCTGCGCACGGCCGTACGCCGCCGGATGGTCTCCGACGTGCCGGTCGGCGTCCTGCTCTCCGGCGGCCTGGACTCCAGCCTGATCGTCGCCCTCCTCGCCGACGAAGGTCAGCGTGACCTGAAGACGTTCAGCGTGGGTTTCGAGGCCGAGGGCGGGGAGGAGGGCGACGAGTTCCGCTACTCGGACCTGGTCGCCCGCGAGTTCGGCACGGACCACCGTCGGATGATGGTGCCCTCGGACCGGGTCTCGACCGCCCTGGACGACGCCGTCGCCGCAATGAGCGAGCCCATGATCAGCCACGACGTGGTCGCCTTCCACCTGCTGTCCGAGCAGGTCTCCAAAGAGGTGAAGGTCGTGCAGAGCGGGCAGGGCGCCGACGAGGTGTTCGCCGGGTACCACTGGTATCCGGAGCTGGCCGCCGTCGCCCGCGAGGACGAGCCGCAGCGGTACGCCGAGACGTACTTCGACCGTCCCCACGCCGACCTCGCCCGCATCCTCCAGCCGCACCTGCTGCCCCGGGACGACGTGTCGGGACGCTTCGTGAGGGAGCACATGGCGCTTCCCGGCGCGCAGACCGCCCTGGACGCGGCGCTGCGGCTGGACACGCACGTCATGCTCGTCGACGACCCGGTGAAGCGCGTCGACAACATGACCATGGCCTGGGGACTGGAGGCCCGCGTGCCCTTCCTCGACCACGAACTGGTGGAGCTGGCCGCGGCCTGTCCGCCGGAGCTCAAGCTCGCAGACGGCGGCAAGGGCGTCCTGAAGGAGGCCGGCCGCAAGCTCCTGCCGCGGGAGATCGTCGACCGGCCCAAGGGCTACTTCCCCGTGCCGGCCGTCCGCCACATGGCCGGACCCGTACTGGACCGGGTGCGCGAGGCGCTCGCGGCGCCCGAGGCGAAGAAGCGGGGCATCTTCCAGGAGTCGTACGTGGCCGAACTCCTGGCGGCGCCCGACGAGCACCGGACCAAGCGCGGCGCCAACGCCCTGTGGCAGGTGGCACTGCTGGAGATATGGCTGCAGACGCACGGAATCACGTGA
- a CDS encoding glutamate--cysteine ligase, with protein sequence MRIGVEEEFHILEVESGLLMPRADAVLRRLPRRTFTTELHQSTVESNSGVHAGLGGLYADLSRTRRRLDAAASSLGLAVVAAGTAPLAPAASGHPTAGARYRHMVEEYRQVADEQLICGAQVHVDVPDRDTAVGVMCAVSPWLPALLALSASSPFWQGADTGYASWRTLLWQRWPTAGPVGCFGSAAEYDAAVDDLVRAGVISDTGMIYYDVRPSAHLRTLELRICDACPRVETVVLVAGLFRALVTEALELRAAGAASCDGRHEWLRGASWRAARSGLEGSLVDPRTHREAPAADVVRGLLARLRPALETHGDWQTVADLTEAALAAGSAAERMRRRAREEDLLACTDLLIAETRGERRQRRSARAARTRVRRSVTGRAESGAPEVLGS encoded by the coding sequence ATGCGCATCGGTGTCGAGGAGGAGTTCCACATCCTGGAAGTGGAGAGCGGGCTGCTCATGCCGCGAGCCGACGCGGTCCTGCGCCGGCTTCCCCGGCGCACTTTCACCACGGAGCTGCACCAGTCCACCGTGGAGTCCAACAGCGGGGTGCACGCCGGCCTGGGCGGTCTGTACGCCGACCTCTCGAGAACCAGACGGCGGCTCGACGCGGCCGCCTCCTCGCTGGGCCTCGCGGTGGTGGCCGCGGGCACGGCACCCCTCGCCCCGGCCGCCTCCGGACACCCCACCGCGGGCGCCCGCTATCGGCACATGGTCGAGGAGTACCGCCAGGTGGCCGACGAGCAGCTCATCTGCGGGGCCCAGGTCCACGTGGACGTACCGGACCGCGACACGGCCGTGGGGGTCATGTGCGCGGTCTCTCCCTGGCTGCCCGCGCTGCTGGCCCTGTCCGCCAGCTCGCCGTTCTGGCAGGGTGCCGACACCGGCTATGCCAGCTGGCGCACGCTGCTCTGGCAGCGCTGGCCGACCGCGGGGCCCGTCGGCTGCTTCGGGAGCGCGGCCGAGTACGACGCCGCGGTGGACGACCTCGTCCGGGCCGGGGTCATCAGCGACACGGGGATGATCTATTACGACGTGCGTCCCTCGGCACATCTGCGGACACTGGAACTGCGTATCTGCGACGCCTGCCCGCGAGTGGAGACCGTCGTGCTCGTCGCCGGCCTGTTCCGGGCCCTGGTGACCGAGGCCCTCGAACTCCGCGCTGCCGGTGCCGCGAGCTGCGACGGCCGTCACGAATGGCTGCGCGGCGCCTCCTGGCGGGCCGCCCGGTCCGGCCTGGAGGGTTCGCTGGTGGATCCCCGGACCCATCGGGAGGCGCCCGCAGCAGACGTCGTACGCGGACTGCTCGCCCGGCTGCGTCCCGCGCTGGAGACCCACGGTGACTGGCAGACGGTCGCGGATCTCACCGAGGCGGCCCTGGCGGCGGGCAGCGCCGCCGAGCGCATGCGCCGCAGGGCGCGGGAGGAGGACCTGCTGGCCTGCACCGACCTGCTGATCGCGGAGACCCGCGGGGAGCGGCGACAGCGCAGGTCGGCCCGCGCCGCCCGCACACGAGTCCGGCGCTCCGTCACGGGGCGGGCGGAGTCCGGTGCTCCGGAGGTCCTCGGCAGCTGA
- a CDS encoding phosphatase PAP2 family protein has product MLDRPQREQGTARELLRDLAALDQALYEAVTVTKTPALDHALRRLSAAADHSKISFTIAGLLALCPGRPRRAAALGVAAIGVASASANMLGKRLVRRPRPHRAEDSPFPGRHVPMPESASFPSGHTASAVAFAAAVGPALPVATVPLGLLACAVGYSRIHTGVHYPGDVVAGAVLGTGAAAAVLAAAGWHGGGLRPSRRAG; this is encoded by the coding sequence ATGCTTGACCGACCGCAGCGCGAACAGGGAACCGCCCGAGAGCTGTTGAGGGATCTCGCCGCCCTCGACCAGGCGCTGTACGAGGCCGTCACGGTCACGAAGACACCGGCCCTGGACCACGCCCTGCGGCGGCTGTCGGCCGCGGCGGACCACTCCAAGATCTCGTTCACGATCGCCGGACTGCTCGCCCTGTGCCCCGGGCGGCCCCGGCGCGCCGCCGCCCTCGGAGTCGCGGCCATCGGGGTCGCCTCGGCGAGCGCGAACATGCTCGGCAAGCGCCTGGTACGCCGGCCGCGTCCGCATCGGGCCGAGGACTCGCCGTTTCCGGGGCGGCACGTGCCGATGCCGGAGTCCGCGTCCTTCCCCTCCGGGCACACCGCGTCCGCGGTCGCCTTCGCGGCGGCGGTCGGGCCCGCGCTTCCCGTCGCCACGGTGCCGCTGGGCCTGCTGGCCTGCGCGGTGGGCTACTCACGGATCCACACCGGGGTCCACTACCCGGGCGACGTGGTCGCCGGTGCCGTCCTGGGCACCGGCGCGGCGGCCGCGGTCCTCGCGGCCGCCGGATGGCACGGAGGCGGACTGCGTCCCTCGCGGCGGGCCGGCTGA